In the genome of Serratia symbiotica (Periphyllus acericola), one region contains:
- the icd gene encoding NADP-dependent isocitrate dehydrogenase, translating into MESKVVVPAEGKKITVDAQGKLIVPNNPIVPFIEGDGIGVDVTPAMIHVVDVAVEKAYHGTRKIAWMEIYTGEKSTHVYGNDVWLPDETLDLIRDYRVAIKGPLTTPVSGGIRSLNVALRQQLDLYVCLRPVRYYQGTPSPVKQPELTDMVIFRENAEDIYAGIEWKAGSVQADKVIKFLRDEMGVEKIRFPEQCGIGVKPVSEEGTKRLVRAAIEYAITNDRDSMTLVHKGNIMKFTEGAFKDWGYELAREEFGGELIDGGPWLKIKNPNTGKEIVVKDVIADAFLQQILLRPAEYDVIACMNLNGDYISDALAAQVGGIGIAPGANIGSDCALFEATHGTAPKYVGQDKVNPGSIILSAEMMLRHMGWTEAANLIVKGMEGAIAAKTVTYDFERLMDGAKLLKCSEFSNAIIKHMLLAA; encoded by the coding sequence ATGGAAAGCAAAGTAGTTGTTCCGGCAGAAGGTAAAAAGATTACGGTCGATGCCCAGGGTAAACTGATCGTTCCAAATAACCCTATCGTTCCGTTTATCGAAGGCGATGGCATTGGCGTTGATGTTACCCCTGCTATGATTCATGTGGTTGATGTAGCTGTAGAAAAAGCCTACCACGGCACCCGCAAAATCGCATGGATGGAAATCTACACTGGCGAAAAATCCACTCACGTTTACGGGAATGATGTGTGGCTACCAGATGAAACCCTGGATCTGATCCGTGACTACCGTGTTGCCATCAAAGGCCCGTTGACTACCCCGGTTAGTGGTGGTATCCGCTCCCTTAACGTGGCTCTACGCCAGCAGTTGGATCTATACGTGTGCCTGCGTCCAGTACGCTATTATCAGGGCACCCCAAGTCCGGTTAAACAGCCAGAACTGACTGATATGGTGATCTTCCGTGAAAACGCTGAAGATATCTATGCTGGCATTGAGTGGAAAGCCGGTTCTGTGCAAGCAGATAAAGTGATCAAATTTCTGCGTGACGAAATGGGCGTGGAGAAGATCCGCTTCCCAGAGCAGTGTGGGATCGGCGTCAAACCCGTCTCCGAAGAGGGAACCAAGCGTCTGGTGCGTGCGGCGATCGAATACGCCATCACCAATGACCGTGATTCCATGACCCTGGTTCACAAAGGCAACATCATGAAATTCACCGAAGGTGCTTTCAAGGATTGGGGCTATGAATTGGCGCGTGAAGAGTTTGGTGGTGAGTTGATTGACGGTGGGCCATGGCTGAAAATCAAGAACCCAAATACCGGTAAAGAGATCGTGGTTAAAGATGTGATCGCCGATGCCTTCTTACAGCAAATATTGCTACGCCCAGCGGAATACGATGTGATCGCCTGTATGAACTTGAACGGTGACTACATTTCTGACGCCCTAGCAGCCCAGGTTGGCGGTATCGGTATTGCACCTGGTGCCAACATCGGCTCTGACTGCGCGCTGTTCGAGGCGACCCATGGCACTGCGCCTAAATACGTCGGCCAGGACAAAGTAAATCCAGGTTCCATTATCCTCTCTGCCGAAATGATGCTGCGTCATATGGGTTGGACAGAAGCCGCTAACTTAATTGTTAAAGGTATGGAAGGGGCGATTGCCGCTAAAACCGTGACCTACGATTTTGAACGTTTGATGGATGGCGCTAAGTTACTGAAATGCTCAGAATTTAGCAATGCTATCATTAAGCATATGTTACTAGCAGCCTGA